CCACTTCCAGCTGGTCGCACATGGCGGCCGTGCCTTCGATCATGCGCGGGCCGGCGCGGTTGAGCAGGTCGCCATTCAGGCGGAACAGGTTATTCTTGCGCACGGCCGTCATCGATGGGAAGGCGCGCCACATGGCCAGGCCGCCTTCGCTGCGCGGATCGCTTTTTTCGCTGGTGCCGAAAATGACTTCCGGATCCTCCTGCAGCACGCCTTCCGGCGTGACGACGGGCGCCACCACCTTCATCGCTGCAAACACATTCTGGCCGCCGCACACGCGCATGGAGTCGCTGATGATGCTCGCACCGCTCAAGGTGTACAGGGGCTTGTCCCACACCTGGTAAAACACGCGCACGGGCGGGCGCTGCGCATACTGGGCCGTCAGGCTGGCCAGTTTGGCGCGCAGCTGGGCGGCGGCCGGCTTGGCGATTTTCTCCGTGCCCATCAACTGGCCCAGGCGCTCCATGCTGTCGGGGATATCGGCCAGCTTGCGCGGCTCGCTGTGATAGATCGGCACCTTCAGCTGGCGCAGCATGGCGATCTGGCGCTCGGCGCTGCCATGCATCCACACGACGATCAGGTCCGGCTTCATGGCGATGATGCGCTCCATGTCGTACTGGCGGTTGTCGCCTACCTGCGGCAGTTTCTTGGCCGCTTCCGGGTAGTCGCTGTAGCTGACGACGCCGGCGATTTTCTTGCCGCCACCGGCTGCGAACAGCAGTTCCGTCACGTGCGGCGCCAGCGCCAGGATGCGTTGCGCGGGCCTGGCCAGGGTGACGGTATTGCCGTCGTCGTCACGCACGCTGATGGCGGCGTGCGCCTGGGTCGAGATCAGTCCCGCCAGCAGCAGTGCTGTTTTCAAGTGGTTCATAGCTTCTTCCATGTGGTGAGGGCCTGCTGCAGGCGCAGCCAGGCGTGTTCGTCGGGGGGCAGGCCCAGGCGGATGCCGTGGGCCGCGTGGCGGAACAGGCGCACCCAGATGCCGGCTTCCGCCATATGGCGCCAGAACGCTTCGGCGCGTGCTTCCGGCCACCACTGAAACAGCGCCGTGCCGCTGCTGGCGATGCCGTGCGCGGCCAACAGCTGATGCAAGCGGGCGCCTTCGCCGCGCAGGCGTTCGCGCATCGCTTCCTGCCAGTGCGTGTCGGTGAGCGCAGCCAGTGCCACCTGCTGCGCCGGGCCGCTGACGCTCCACGGTCCCAGCATGTCGGCCAGTTGCACCAGCAGGGCGGGATGGGCGGCGACAAAGCCCAGGCGCAGTCCCGCCAGGCCAAAGAATTTGCCCACCGAACGCAGCACGATCAGGCCCGGTTGGCCTGTGTGCGGCCCGAGGCTGGCGTGCGCTCCCGTATCGCCAAACGCTTCGTCGACCACCAGCCAGCCGCCGCGCGCGGCCAGCTTGCCAGCCCATTCCCGTAGCAGTGCGGGAGCGATGCGCTCACCCGTGGGGTTGTTCGGATTGCAGATGACCAGCACGTCGCAGTGGTCGACGGCATCGGCCAGCTGCGCATACGGCACTTGTCGCAATTCGTGACCGTGCTGGCCCCAGTGGTGCGCGTGTTCCGCGTACGACGGCGCGGCCACCACCACGCGCGATGGCGCGCGCAGCCGGGGCAAGGCCTGGATGGCGGCCTGCGTGCCCGCCACGGGCAGCATGGCTGGCGCGTCGTAGTACGCGCAGGCGGCAGCGCCCAGCGCGGGATCGGCTTCCGGCAGCCGGTGCCAGGCGTTGGCGTCCGGTGCTGGCGCTGCATACCAGTGCGGGTTGATGCCGGTCGACAGGTCGATCCAGCCGGCGATGGGCCGTCCATATTCGCGCGCGGCGTCGCGCAGGTTGCCGCCATGTTCAAGCAAGGTATTTTCCCTTCAGGTAGAACAGGCTCGCCAGCAGCGCCATCCAGATCAGCCACAACACGGCCGTCTCGGCCACCAGGCGCCAGGCGCGGTCGATGTCGCGCGCTTCGGCGGGACGGCCGCTGCCCAGCGGCGGGCGGCGTTCCAGTTCGCCGTCGTAGATGGCGTCGCCGCCCAAAGCCAGGCCCAGGGCGCCGGCGCCGCTGGCCATGACGGGCCCCGCGTTCGGACTGCCCCAATTGGGGGCCTGCGTGCGCCAGCAGTGCCAGGCGCGCTGCTTGTCCGCCATGGTCTTGCCCAGCATGACATAGGAGATGGCCGTCAGGCGCGCCGGCAGGTAATTCAAGACGTCGTCGATGCGCGCGGCGCAGCAGCCGAACCAGTCATAACGTGCGTTGCGGTAGCCCCACATGGCGTCGAGCGTATTGGCCAGCCTGAAGAGCACGGCGCCGGGGCCGCCCGCTACGGCAAACCAGAACAGGGTGCCGAAGACGGCGTCGTTGCCGTTTTCCAGCAAGGATTCCGTGCTGGCCTTGGCCAGGCTGGCCGCGTCGGCGTTGGCCGTGTCGCGGCTGACGATGCGCGCCGTCAGCAGGCGCGCGTTGTCCAGGTCATCGATGGCCAGGGCATCGGCGATCGGCTGATTGTGGTCGCGCAGGCTGCGCAAGCCCAGGCATAGATACAGCAGGAAGACGTGCAGGGCCGCACCGGCCAGGCCGCACAGCCACCAGGCCGCATAGCTGATCGGCAGCACGGCCAGCGACCACGCCAGCGCGCCGCGCAGCAAACGCCCACGGCCCCGGTTCAGCAGGCGTTCAAGCGCGCTGGCGAGGCGGCCAAAGCCCACCAGTGGATGCCAGCGGCGCGTTTCTCCCAGCAGCAGGTCGAGCAGCACGCCGGCCGTCATCAAGGCGGCCAGCATGGGCAGCGACAGGCCGCTCAGCATGGGCCGCCTTTCAGGTGCAGGGGCAGGCCGGCGGCGACAAACACGGCCCGGTCGCAGATGGCCGCCACGGCCTGGTTCAAGCGGCCCGCTTCATCGGTGAAGCAGCGCGAGATGGCGCCATACGGCACGATGCCCATGCCCACTTCATTCGATACCAGCACAATGTCGCAAGCTGTGTCTTCGATTTCCGCAAGCGCATACAGCAGGTGCGCGCGCTCGCTGTGGAACAGTTCGGGCAGCGCGATGTCGCCCACGTCCGGATAGGTTTCGCCGCTGGAAAACATCAGGTTCGTCAGCCACAAGGTCAGGCAGTCGACCAGCAGCAGGCGCCCGGGCAGCGCTTCCCGCAGGATGGCGTCGCCCAGGCGCAGCGCTTCTTCCAGTGTCGTCCATTCGGCCGGGCGCTGCGCACGGTGATGCGTGATACGCGTGGCCATCTCGCCGTCGCCCGCTTGCGCGGTGGCGATATAGACGACTTCCTTGCCCGACTCGCGGGCCAGCTTTTCCGCATGGGCGCTCTTGCCGGAACGGGCGCCGCCGAAGACCAGGGTGCGCGTCATGGCGCCGTTACCACTCGGTGCCGATTTGCGCGCCGATACCGGCCGCGTACGCATGCTTGACGACGGCCATCTCGGTGACGGTGTCGGCGATGGCGATCAATTCGTCCGGCGCGCCGCGGCCCGTGATGACCACGTGCTGCATGGCTGGGCGTTCCAGCAGGTCGGCGATGACTTGATGCACGTCGAGGTAGTTGTACTTGAGGGCGATATTGAGTTCGTCGAACAGCACCAAGCCGTAGCTGGGGTCGGCCAGGAAGGTTTTTGCCTGCTCCCATGCCAGTTCGGCTTTTTCGATGTCGCGCTCGCGGTTCTGCGTTTCCCAGGTATAGCCTTCGCCCATCGCATGAAAACTGATTTCATCGGGGAAGCGGCGCAGGAATTTTTCTTCGCCCGTCGACATGGCGCCCTTGATGAACTGCACCACGCCCACCTTCATGCCATGGCCCATGGCGCGGATGGCCATGCCGAAGCCGCTCGAACTCTTGCCCTTGCCATTGCCCGTATTGACGATGATGATGCCGATTTCCTTGTCGGCCTTGGCGATGGCCGCGTCGATGATGGCTTTTTTTCTTTCCATGCGCACGCGGTGGCGTTCGTTGATGGCGGCGGTGTCCGCGTTGATGTTGTCGCTCATTGTTGATCCTCTTTGGGTATGAATATCTTGCGTTTGCCGTGGGTGATGATTTCGATTGGGTGGCCCAGGTAGTCGCCCAGGATGGAGGCCTGCATCACCTCGGCCACGGGGCCGGCCAGCCAGCCGCCGTCGCCCATCAGCAGCAGCGCATGGGTCGAGACGCTGTGCGCCAGGTTCAGGTCATGCCCCACCATCACCACGGTTTTATCCTGTTCGCGGCACAGCTTGGCCAGCAGGCCCATGACGCTGACCTGATGCGCCAGATCCAGCGCATTGGCCGGTTCGTCCAGCAGCAGCAAGGGCGTATCCTGCGCCAGCATGGCGGCGATCGCCACGCGCTGGCGTTCGCCGCCGGACAGGCTGCGCACGTCGCGCTCGGCCAGGTGTTCTACTTCCATCGATGCCAGCGCCGCCATGGCGATGCGCTGGTCGTCGCTGCCTTCCCAGTAATGGTTGTCGTGATACGGGTGGCGCGCCGACAGCACGGTTTCGATGACGCGGTACGAGAACGCATCGTGGCGCGCCTGCGCCAGGAAAGCCCGTTCGCGCGCCAGTTCGTCGAGCGGCCAGTCGATCAGGGCGCGGCCCTGTATCGTCACGTGGCCCGCATCCGGTGCGCGCAAGCCGGCCAGCGCGCGCAGCAAGGTGCTCTTGCCCGCGCCATTGCGGCCGATGACGCTCCAGCATTCGCCATCCCTGATGTGCCAGGTGAGGTTTTCCACCAGGCAGCGCGTGCCTGCCTTCAGGCCCAGTTGGTAGGTGCGGATCATGCTTGTTTCATCCTCTGCGCAAGCGGTGCAATTGGTACAGGAAGACGGGTGCGCCTATCATGGCCGTGACGACGCCGACGGGCAGTTGCAACGGCGCCAGCACGGTACGCGCCAAGGTATCGGCCAGCACCAGGAAGGTGCCGCCGGCCAGCGCGGCGGCCGGTATCAGCAGGCGATGATCGGGGCCGCAGGCAAAGCGCAGTGCGTGCGGCACGATCAGGCCGACAAAACCCACGCTGCCGGCGCTGGTGACGGCGCTGGCCGTAAGCAGGCCGGAACAGAAGAACAGACCTTTGCGCAACGCGCCCACGCGCACGCCCAGGGTGCTGGCCGCTTCCGCATGCAGCGCCATGACGTTCAGCGAGCGCGCGCAGCGCAGCGCGAAGACCAGGGCGCCGGCCAGGACCAGCCAGGGCATCAGCCGCGCGGGCGCGCCGGCCAGGTCGCCGATCATCCAGAACACCATGCTGCGCAAGCGGCTTTCCGGGGCAATCGACAGCATCAGGGTGACGATGGCCATGCAGGCCGAGGCCAGGATCACCCCCGTCAGCAGCAAGAGCGAGGCGCCGCCTTCGGCAGCCGTGCCGCCGCGCAGGTCGCGCCGGGCAAAGAAGTACAGCAGCATGGAGACGCCGACGGCGCCGGCAAAGGCGGCCGCGTCGACCACCCACAGCGCGCACATGAACAGCAGCGCGGCCAGCGCGCCGACGGAGGCGCCGGCGGAAATGCCCAGCACATACGGGTCGGCCAGGGGATTGCGCAACAGCGCCTGCATCATCAGGCCCGCCAAAGAGAGCGCCGCGCCCGTGACAAAGGCGGTCAGCGCGCGGCCCAGGCGCAGATCGAGCAAAGTGGCGGCGAGGGTATCGGTCTTGCCCTGCACCACATGGAACAGGGCGGAAGGCAGGTCGGCGAGCGGAATCGCGATCGAACCGATCATGCCGGAGAAAATCAGGCTGGCAATTGCGCACACGATCAGCACCGTGAGGATCACGGTGGCGCGGTGGCGCATGTTGCGGAAAAATGGGTGCATGTACTGCCTTAGGTGAAGCGGGAGCGGTGCAAGTGGCTGCGGACTTCCTCAGTAGCGTTGACGGGGCGTATACAAAAAATGGCCCGCATGCGGTTGCGCGTACGGGCCATTGTAATCATCTCCGGGCCGATTTAGAAATCGTAGCGTGCCGAGAGTTTCATCTGACGGCCATTGCTAGGATAGATGCCGCCTTTGCAGCTGAAGGCATTGGTGAAGTATTGCTTGTCGGTCAGGTTCAAGGCATTGACCGCCACTTCCCAGGCGCCGAACTTGCGTGCATAGCGGGCATCGAACGTCGTGAACGATGGCACCTTGGCATTGCAGGTATTGGCAAAATCGCTGCCATAGCGCTGGCTGTCCACCCATTGCGCGCCGATGTCCGCGCTTTGGCCATCTTTCGGTACCCACGACAGGCGTGCCGACAGGGTGTTTTTCGGGATCAGTGTCAGTTCCTTGCCCGAGTTGACGCCTTCGGTGAAAGTCGCTTTCACGTGCTGGTAATGACCGCTGACTCTCCAGTCAGCCGCGATGTTGGTGCTGGCATCGAGTTCGAAGCCTTGATGTTTGGTCGGATCCAGATTGGTGTTGGCCCCGCCAAATTGACCTACAGTCGGATCGTAATAGATCTCGTTGGTCAGTTTGTGGCGGAAGACGCGTGCATCGACCTTGACGATGCTGTTGTTGTAGGTCGCGCCCAATTCCAGGTCGTGCGAGGTCTGGCCTTGCAAGGGCTTGTTTTCCACCGGCGTGTAGCCGTTTTCATCAGCGTTAGCCACGCGATAGCTCTGGCCAGCCTTGGCATACAGATTTACCTGCGGTACGACGTCGAAGCTGCCTTGCACATCCCAGGCATTGAAGTTCTGCTTGATTTTGTAGGTGGCCGTGGTGAACGGTACAGGATCGACCGAGTTCTTGTCGAACGTTTCATGGCGCACACCGGCGGCGAGGCGGAAGTTTTGCGGGCCAGCGAATTTCAGTTCATCGCGCACATAGATTGCCTGCGATTTCTGCTTTGCCTTGGCTTGGGAGTACGAAGCGTCGACCGCCAGATCCCACTTGATGAAGTCGGCGCCGGCGACGATTTCATTGAGCATGCCGTCGAACTGGCCCAGGTGGCGCAGACGTGGCGAGAACTGGTTTTGCTTGGTTTTGCGCTCGGATGCGGAAGGGCCGAAGCTGCTGAAATAGGTGGACTTGGCCGTTTTTTCGCGATGCGACAATTCTGCTGCCAGATCAATGGTGCCCAGGCGGCCTTCGGCGAATGCGGTGTAGCGGTCGCTGTCGACCGAACCGAAATCTTTCGGTGTTTTAGTCTGGCGTGGATTGTCTTCAAACTGTGCCAGTGTGATCGAGCCAGGGAGGCGGCTATCCTGGCGCGTGCTGTCGATACGCACACCTGCGCGGACATCCTTGTCCTGCCATTGCGCGCCGCCGCCGAAGTTGGTCTGTTTGTATTCGTTATTATCGCGATAGTTGTCGGTTTCCTGCTTGCCAACAGCGGCATCGAGAGTGACGTTATTCCAGGTCTGGGCGACGGAGCCGCGCACTTCGCGCTGGCCCAACTGGCCCACTTCCGCAAAGACGGTGCCACGGCCAGCTTGCTTGCCTGGACGTTTGGTGACGATGTTGATCACGCCGCCCGTGGCGCCGTCGCCGTACAGGACGCTGCTGCCGCCGCGCGTGATCTCGATGCGTTCCACGCTATCGATGGGAATGCTGGCCAGGACTGGGTCGGTCAGCTCATTTTCCGACAGGCGCACGCCATCGAGGACCACGACCGTGTTCTGGCTGGCGGTGGCGCCGAAGCCACGCAGGTCGAGGGTAAAGTCAGGGCTGCCGGTGAGGCTTTGACGGCCATACACGCCGCCGATCTTGCGGATCGCCTGGTTCACATCGCTGATGCCCGCGCGGCGGATTTCATCGGCCGTGATGACGGTGGCACCGATCGGCTGCAGTGCCGGATCGCTGTTGAAGCGCGAACCCGTCACGACGATCTGGTCCAGCGTCTTGTTCGCGGTTTGCGCGAAGGCGGGAGCGGCAGCGATGAAGCACAGGGAAATGGCGGAAACCAGGGCGCGCGGCGCCATTGCCGGCGCGCGGCGGTGTAATACGGGAGCAGTCATGATATCGTTTTCTTCGGAAAAAGCATCCGGCTCGCGTCCCCGCAAGCCAGATTCAACGGAAGGTGCGGCACCCGGCAAGGCCCGCACTTCCACCTGTCCTGGCCGGTATCCGGGCTGGCAAGTACCGCTATCCCACCTTCCCATGCTCGATGATTGCAAGCACAGTGGTTGTCAGAGATAGCTTGTCGCCCGCTTCCTGTCGGGAGGGGCGACACTTGCTTACCGTTGCGGGGGCAGCACACGCTCGCCGCGGGAGCGGCATCGTGTTTCCCGTTTAACTGCGCTCATGGACATGAGCGCGGGCACCAAAACCCGGCCATTATACGTGCAGCAGGCGTAGACTGAAATGGCTGGCTGGCCGCTTCGATATCAGAAATCGACGACGACCGTCGCGCCGTAGGCGATTTTATGGGCGGAACGGGCGGCCAGCAGGGCCGCTTCCTCCAATGGCAGCCGGGCTTGCAGTGCCGACAGCAGGCGGATGGTGCCCGCGTGGCAGATGATGATGGCCGTTTCGTGTTGTTCACGCAACAGATCGCCTAAAAATGCATCGACGCGGGCGGCCATCGCCAGCACATTCTCACCCCCGCCGGGACGGTACCAGGCCAGATCGGCGGCCCAGGCATCGATGTCCGCGCGTGCAATGGCGTGCCAGGGCTGCATTTCCCACGCGCCGAAATCCATCTCGGCCAGCCGCGCGTCGAAGTGCAAGCAGCTGGAAGGCAGGTCTTGCGCCAATGCTGACGCCAGGCCGGCACAGCGGCGCAGCGGGCTGGCATACAGCGGCACGCCGGCCGGCAAAGTCGCTTGCAGGCTGGCGCGCACCGTGGCCATTTCGTGCGGCGCCACCGCCACGTCACTGCGGCCATAGCAGGTGCCGCTGGTTACTTGCGGCGTGGGGTGGCGAACGAGGATCAGGCGCATGTTTGTTTAGTAGAAGCGCAATGGAGGCTGGAAACTGGAGAGGATGGCCAGGTAAATCGCCACTTCCGCCAGTTGCTGTACTGCGCCCAGACAGTCGCCCGTGTAGCCTTGCAGGCGGTGCTGGCATTTGCGGCCCAGCCAGAATGCGGCAGCTGCCGCCGCCACGACGGCAAAGACCAGCGTGGCCCAGTTAACTATCCCCAGCACGCCGCAGGCGATGGCGGGCAACAGGGCGCAGGTAGCGGCGATGATGAATTCTCCCGTAGTCATTTCTTGCGCCATCGGCTTGGCCTTGCCTTCGTCGCGCGCGTAGTCCATGAGCCAGATCAGCGAGACGGCGGCCAGGCGCGACAAAGGATGGGCGATGAACAAGGTCGCCACCACGGTGGCAGGTGGCGTTGAGGCGAGCGCCGCGCACTTGATGGCCAGCAGGCAGATGATGCCGATGGCGCCATATGCGCCGATGCGCGAATCCTTCATGATTTCCAGCACCCGCTCGCGCGTCATGCCGCCGCCGAAACCGTCGCACATGTCGGCAAAGCCGTCTTCATGGAAGGCGCCCGTCAGGTAAATGCCGGCGGCGACGGCCAGCAGCACGGCTATCGTCGAAGGCAGGAGCCAGCTGGCCAGCAGATACGCGGCGCCACTGATGGCCGCCACCACGACGCCGACCAGCGGAAAGTAGCGCGAGGCGTGCTGCAGCCAGGCCGGCTCGAAGCCCACCCAGCGCGGTATCGGCAGGCGCGTGAAGAATTGCAGCGCGATGAAGAACAGGCGGCACTGATGGATGGCGGCGGAAACGGGATTGGTCATGGTCTTAGTCTGGCATGGACTTTTCGCTGACCTGGGCCGAGGCGAAGGTCGCCATTTCGCGCATGAAGTTGACGGCCGCGTGCAGCAGCGGCAAGGCCAGCGCCGAACCCGTGCCTTCACCTAGGCGCAAATCGAGATGCAGCAGCGGACGCGCACCCAGGCTGGCGAGCAGCTGGCGATGGCCGTTTTCATCGGAGCAGTGCGAAAACACGCAGTAATCGAGGATGGCCGGCTGCAGACGGGCTGCCACCAGCAGGGCGCTGCTGACGATGAAGCCATCGATCAGCAAAATCATGCGCCGTTCGGCCGCTTTCAGCATGGCGCCGGCCATCATGACGATTTCGAAACCGCCAAAGGTGGCCAGCACGTCGAGTGGTTCGTTGGCTGCCGCATGATGCGCGACGGCCGCTTCGATTACCTGTTGCTTGTGCAATATACCTTCCTTTGACAGGCCGGTGCCGGCGCCCACGCAATCGGCGACCGGGGTTTGCGTCAGCTTGTGCATCAGTGCCGCGGCAGCGGTGGTGTTGCCGATACCCATTTCGCCAAAGCCCAGCACATTGCCGTCCAAGGTGGCGGCCAGGTCCATGCCCGTCTGCATGGCGGCCAGGCATTGTTCCTGGCTCATGGCGGGTTCGTTGGCAAAGTTGCGGGTGCCGGGAGCTTGCTTGCGGTCCAGCAGACCGTCGCGCGGGCCGAAATCGTGGTTCACCCCGGCGTCTACTATATAGAGGGCGCAATCTGTCTGGCGGGCAAAGACGTTGATGGCAGCGCCGTTGGCCAGAAAATTTTCCACCATTTGCCAGGTCACGCTTTGCGGATAAGCGGAAATGCCTTCGGCGACGACGCCATGGTCAGCCGCAAAAACGATGATGGCGGGCTGGTGTAGTGCCAGTTGCGTGCTTTGCTGGATCAGGCCGATCTGGCGAGCCAGCGTTTCCAGTAGCCCCAGACTGCCCAGCGGCTTGGTCTTGCTATTGATGGCATGTTCGAGTGCGCTGGCCAGTGCGGGATTGGCGGTGGGGGTGATGTGTGGGATAGGCATGGGAGTCAAGGTGGGTGAGGCAGGGGATTGTTGGCGCTACGATATCACACAGCAATATTTGCTAAGCTGCAAAATAGCACTTGCAGGGCACGCGGGGCAGGGCTATAATTCGCCCCCTCGCTGAACGACGCATGCAAATGCCGAGTGAGACGAGAAAAGAAGGAGTTGACGGATGTAGTGAAATGCTTCATACTCTTCCTTCTTCGCAGCTGACAAACACAACGCTTTGTCGATAGCGCGAAAGTAGCGCCGAATACAGTTCTTTAACAATTAACAGTCGATAAGTGTGGGCATTTGATGTAAGTGCAGCGCTGCGCAAGCAGCGTAAAACTTAAAATATCAAATGTTCACAAGAAATAATGAAATAGGCGCTACGAAAGTAGTGGCCTGTCAGTTTTTTGAGTGAGCAAATCTTTTGCAATGCAAAAGATTTGGATGGTAGTGATACTGTCCGACCTGTCAGAAATGACATTAAACAGAGATTAAACTGAAGAGTTTGATCCTGGCTCAGATTGAACGCTGGCGGCATGCCTTACACATGCAAGTCGAACGGCAGCACGGAGCTTGCTCTGGTGGCGAGTGGCGAACGGGTGAGTAATATATCGGAACGTACCCTAGAGTGGGGGATAACGTAGCGAAAGTTACGCTAATACCGCATACGATCTAAGGATGAAAGTGGGGGATCGCAAGACCTCATGCTCGTGGAGCGGCCGATATCTGATTAGCTAGTTGGTAGGGTAAAAGCCTACCAAGGCATCGATCAGTAGCTGGTCTGAGAGGACGACCAGCCACACTGGAACTGAGACACGGTCCAGACTCCTACGGGAGGCAGCAGTGGGGAATTTTGGACAATGGGCGAAAGCCTGATCCAGCAATGCCGCGTGAGTGAAGAAGGCCTTCGGGTTGTAAAGCTCTTTTGTCAGGGAAGAAACGGTGAGAGCTAATATCTCTTGCTAATGACGGTACCTGAAGAATAAGCACCGGCTAACTACGTGCCAGCAGCCGCGGTAATACGTAGGGTGCAAGCGTTAATCGGAATTACTGGGCGTAAAGCGTGCGCAGGCGGTTTTGTAAGTCTGATGTGAAATC
Above is a genomic segment from Janthinobacterium sp. 64 containing:
- a CDS encoding cobalamin-binding protein is translated as MNHLKTALLLAGLISTQAHAAISVRDDDGNTVTLARPAQRILALAPHVTELLFAAGGGKKIAGVVSYSDYPEAAKKLPQVGDNRQYDMERIIAMKPDLIVVWMHGSAERQIAMLRQLKVPIYHSEPRKLADIPDSMERLGQLMGTEKIAKPAAAQLRAKLASLTAQYAQRPPVRVFYQVWDKPLYTLSGASIISDSMRVCGGQNVFAAMKVVAPVVTPEGVLQEDPEVIFGTSEKSDPRSEGGLAMWRAFPSMTAVRKNNLFRLNGDLLNRAGPRMIEGTAAMCDQLEVARQRRTKAVP
- the cobD gene encoding threonine-phosphate decarboxylase CobD; the protein is MLEHGGNLRDAAREYGRPIAGWIDLSTGINPHWYAAPAPDANAWHRLPEADPALGAAACAYYDAPAMLPVAGTQAAIQALPRLRAPSRVVVAAPSYAEHAHHWGQHGHELRQVPYAQLADAVDHCDVLVICNPNNPTGERIAPALLREWAGKLAARGGWLVVDEAFGDTGAHASLGPHTGQPGLIVLRSVGKFFGLAGLRLGFVAAHPALLVQLADMLGPWSVSGPAQQVALAALTDTHWQEAMRERLRGEGARLHQLLAAHGIASSGTALFQWWPEARAEAFWRHMAEAGIWVRLFRHAAHGIRLGLPPDEHAWLRLQQALTTWKKL
- the cbiB gene encoding adenosylcobinamide-phosphate synthase CbiB, yielding MLSGLSLPMLAALMTAGVLLDLLLGETRRWHPLVGFGRLASALERLLNRGRGRLLRGALAWSLAVLPISYAAWWLCGLAGAALHVFLLYLCLGLRSLRDHNQPIADALAIDDLDNARLLTARIVSRDTANADAASLAKASTESLLENGNDAVFGTLFWFAVAGGPGAVLFRLANTLDAMWGYRNARYDWFGCCAARIDDVLNYLPARLTAISYVMLGKTMADKQRAWHCWRTQAPNWGSPNAGPVMASGAGALGLALGGDAIYDGELERRPPLGSGRPAEARDIDRAWRLVAETAVLWLIWMALLASLFYLKGKYLA
- the cobU gene encoding bifunctional adenosylcobinamide kinase/adenosylcobinamide-phosphate guanylyltransferase, coding for MTRTLVFGGARSGKSAHAEKLARESGKEVVYIATAQAGDGEMATRITHHRAQRPAEWTTLEEALRLGDAILREALPGRLLLVDCLTLWLTNLMFSSGETYPDVGDIALPELFHSERAHLLYALAEIEDTACDIVLVSNEVGMGIVPYGAISRCFTDEAGRLNQAVAAICDRAVFVAAGLPLHLKGGPC
- the cobO gene encoding cob(I)yrinic acid a,c-diamide adenosyltransferase, giving the protein MSDNINADTAAINERHRVRMERKKAIIDAAIAKADKEIGIIIVNTGNGKGKSSSGFGMAIRAMGHGMKVGVVQFIKGAMSTGEEKFLRRFPDEISFHAMGEGYTWETQNRERDIEKAELAWEQAKTFLADPSYGLVLFDELNIALKYNYLDVHQVIADLLERPAMQHVVITGRGAPDELIAIADTVTEMAVVKHAYAAGIGAQIGTEW
- a CDS encoding ABC transporter ATP-binding protein encodes the protein MIRTYQLGLKAGTRCLVENLTWHIRDGECWSVIGRNGAGKSTLLRALAGLRAPDAGHVTIQGRALIDWPLDELARERAFLAQARHDAFSYRVIETVLSARHPYHDNHYWEGSDDQRIAMAALASMEVEHLAERDVRSLSGGERQRVAIAAMLAQDTPLLLLDEPANALDLAHQVSVMGLLAKLCREQDKTVVMVGHDLNLAHSVSTHALLLMGDGGWLAGPVAEVMQASILGDYLGHPIEIITHGKRKIFIPKEDQQ
- a CDS encoding FecCD family ABC transporter permease: MHPFFRNMRHRATVILTVLIVCAIASLIFSGMIGSIAIPLADLPSALFHVVQGKTDTLAATLLDLRLGRALTAFVTGAALSLAGLMMQALLRNPLADPYVLGISAGASVGALAALLFMCALWVVDAAAFAGAVGVSMLLYFFARRDLRGGTAAEGGASLLLLTGVILASACMAIVTLMLSIAPESRLRSMVFWMIGDLAGAPARLMPWLVLAGALVFALRCARSLNVMALHAEAASTLGVRVGALRKGLFFCSGLLTASAVTSAGSVGFVGLIVPHALRFACGPDHRLLIPAAALAGGTFLVLADTLARTVLAPLQLPVGVVTAMIGAPVFLYQLHRLRRG
- a CDS encoding TonB-dependent receptor translates to MTAPVLHRRAPAMAPRALVSAISLCFIAAAPAFAQTANKTLDQIVVTGSRFNSDPALQPIGATVITADEIRRAGISDVNQAIRKIGGVYGRQSLTGSPDFTLDLRGFGATASQNTVVVLDGVRLSENELTDPVLASIPIDSVERIEITRGGSSVLYGDGATGGVINIVTKRPGKQAGRGTVFAEVGQLGQREVRGSVAQTWNNVTLDAAVGKQETDNYRDNNEYKQTNFGGGAQWQDKDVRAGVRIDSTRQDSRLPGSITLAQFEDNPRQTKTPKDFGSVDSDRYTAFAEGRLGTIDLAAELSHREKTAKSTYFSSFGPSASERKTKQNQFSPRLRHLGQFDGMLNEIVAGADFIKWDLAVDASYSQAKAKQKSQAIYVRDELKFAGPQNFRLAAGVRHETFDKNSVDPVPFTTATYKIKQNFNAWDVQGSFDVVPQVNLYAKAGQSYRVANADENGYTPVENKPLQGQTSHDLELGATYNNSIVKVDARVFRHKLTNEIYYDPTVGQFGGANTNLDPTKHQGFELDASTNIAADWRVSGHYQHVKATFTEGVNSGKELTLIPKNTLSARLSWVPKDGQSADIGAQWVDSQRYGSDFANTCNAKVPSFTTFDARYARKFGAWEVAVNALNLTDKQYFTNAFSCKGGIYPSNGRQMKLSARYDF
- a CDS encoding histidine phosphatase family protein, with the translated sequence MRLILVRHPTPQVTSGTCYGRSDVAVAPHEMATVRASLQATLPAGVPLYASPLRRCAGLASALAQDLPSSCLHFDARLAEMDFGAWEMQPWHAIARADIDAWAADLAWYRPGGGENVLAMAARVDAFLGDLLREQHETAIIICHAGTIRLLSALQARLPLEEAALLAARSAHKIAYGATVVVDF
- a CDS encoding adenosylcobinamide-GDP ribazoletransferase — encoded protein: MTNPVSAAIHQCRLFFIALQFFTRLPIPRWVGFEPAWLQHASRYFPLVGVVVAAISGAAYLLASWLLPSTIAVLLAVAAGIYLTGAFHEDGFADMCDGFGGGMTRERVLEIMKDSRIGAYGAIGIICLLAIKCAALASTPPATVVATLFIAHPLSRLAAVSLIWLMDYARDEGKAKPMAQEMTTGEFIIAATCALLPAIACGVLGIVNWATLVFAVVAAAAAAFWLGRKCQHRLQGYTGDCLGAVQQLAEVAIYLAILSSFQPPLRFY
- the cobT gene encoding nicotinate-nucleotide--dimethylbenzimidazole phosphoribosyltransferase; protein product: MPIPHITPTANPALASALEHAINSKTKPLGSLGLLETLARQIGLIQQSTQLALHQPAIIVFAADHGVVAEGISAYPQSVTWQMVENFLANGAAINVFARQTDCALYIVDAGVNHDFGPRDGLLDRKQAPGTRNFANEPAMSQEQCLAAMQTGMDLAATLDGNVLGFGEMGIGNTTAAAALMHKLTQTPVADCVGAGTGLSKEGILHKQQVIEAAVAHHAAANEPLDVLATFGGFEIVMMAGAMLKAAERRMILLIDGFIVSSALLVAARLQPAILDYCVFSHCSDENGHRQLLASLGARPLLHLDLRLGEGTGSALALPLLHAAVNFMREMATFASAQVSEKSMPD